The region ACTTCTCATTTTAAGTTCAATCATTTTATCATCTTTACCTAATTTTAAATTTTTATTCACATTTTGTATGTGTTTAGGATATAAAAGCATTGTATTGTTTACGCCAAAATTAGTTCCATAAACAAACATTTGGTATTTATCAGATGCATTTAAATCATCTCTGTTTTTAACTTTTTTATATTTAGTGTCTATTATCATGCTTGAAGTAATGATGTCAGGTTTTAGTTGTAGATTTCCAAAATTTCTTTGGTTTTGTAGTTTTGTTGAAGCATCTATATCTTTGTAAATTTGTCCAATAAACTTCTCAAAAAGTTCATTCATATCAAACAAAAATGCAAAAGATTTTTTGTCTCTCTCAAAAAGTGGTATAAACTTTTTCAGTAACAAAATCACAAATTCAAAACTATCTTTGTATCTGGCATTTAGTCTGTAAAAATGGACTTTAACATTGTCTATGTCAAAATGTCTATACTCAACCTCATCAAATATCAACTCACACTGCTTTAAAAGTTTTTTGTTTTTTGTAAATGGGAGAAGTGTTTTTATAGCAAAAAGAAAAAAAGCATTTAGAGTGTTATTCATGCTAAACTCATCATATTCACAATACATTTTTGCATTGGTAAAGTTGTACTTTAGATTTTCGCCTACGAGATACTTACCTCTAAGTGTGGTTAAGTTGTCTTGTTCTGTTATGTACTCTTTGTATATCCCAGCTTGAAGCTCTTTAAACAACCTAAGGGCAAAAAGCTGTATAAAAATCTC is a window of uncultured Sulfurimonas sp. DNA encoding:
- a CDS encoding restriction endonuclease translates to MNNTIYEYKEITNTDLKKYIVNTPLLHKYFKEDWGVLKARQYCGIINYDNQDFYILPKISSSENSNLNIFIYMLRYVYDINLQNEDVASSKNEQHHDFFEIFIQLFALRLFKELQAGIYKEYITEQDNLTTLRGKYLVGENLKYNFTNAKMYCEYDEFSMNNTLNAFFLFAIKTLLPFTKNKKLLKQCELIFDEVEYRHFDIDNVKVHFYRLNARYKDSFEFVILLLKKFIPLFERDKKSFAFLFDMNELFEKFIGQIYKDIDASTKLQNQRNFGNLQLKPDIITSSMIIDTKYKKVKNRDDLNASDKYQMFVYGTNFGVNNTMLLYPKHIQNVNKNLKLGKDDKMIELKMRSVDLNVDGCSYDEYVKEMKFRIGVM